In Candidatus Margulisiibacteriota bacterium, a single window of DNA contains:
- a CDS encoding DUF1018 domain-containing protein, with protein MLADKNKLAVIHILKKELQLSDDDYRKILHNIAGVTTSKDLDEQKFRKLMHYFVRSKYYKLNQNGLTIKQKLYVQYLGNQLKWT; from the coding sequence ATGTTAGCTGATAAGAATAAACTGGCAGTTATTCACATTTTAAAAAAGGAATTACAGTTGTCCGATGATGATTATCGCAAGATATTGCATAACATTGCAGGTGTTACAACTTCCAAAGACCTGGATGAACAAAAGTTCAGGAAGCTTATGCATTATTTTGTTCGAAGCAAATACTACAAGCTCAACCAGAACGGATTAACGATAAAACAAAAATTGTATGTCCAGTATTTGGGTAACCAGCTTAAATGGACAGA